The proteins below are encoded in one region of Stigmatopora argus isolate UIUO_Sarg chromosome 2, RoL_Sarg_1.0, whole genome shotgun sequence:
- the pla2r1 gene encoding secretory phospholipase A2 receptor isoform X2 codes for MFPRFSRRVDADVVTAIWVTLLLLLLKTCPCSAQDDDEDDDAGEDDAEGGFLEREELAEFYRKGVFILESSRLQRCITVEKSLLVLRDCRRPTRRMLWKWVSHHRLFNSGTATCLGLNMSDPSQPLGTFQCDMDLPVMWWRCRGNMLYGASRWKVAVAGNLVVVKRASYHEWKRYDTPREGPCSNPYEDIHTLLGNARGMPCEFPFKYNNKWYSECTTEGREDHLPWCSTTSRYDEAEKWGFCPVHDFSCDHFWEFHYELRACYQFNLYTLLTWSQAMLTCQAQGGNLLSITNAAEEFYINERMTMAGAMVWFGLNHLKDGRGWQWSDGTPLSLLRFNKVLPVSPLKDDRQCGTYTPGSSGVWQSLSCESALPYICKKTPNDTQRAEPLENWQYFHTECDEGWLPHNGFCYHVTSEARNWEESSRACVNHHANLTSLHTLSQVEMLQSLLANYSGETSGMWIGLWKPASSPRVEWSDGTPVTLTVWHSYHPPDNLTNANYCVKADRKGGAWLLVSCDEELQAACRKASRRTSAPDVQIWDEGCLQGWKRYGHSCYSVTGHEQTFEEAQNGYYCNAPLLTVDNRFEQAFVNSLLSANGANDSTFYWIGLRDSGERGEYRWLHRNGSTLPLTFSNWNKHQPVSANGCVAMSGGLALGRWNAKDCNSQKALSVCKQSISSYQEVPLLPEAHVDAFTACPPGWESQDGLLYCFKVFHDEKVLMKRSWVEADFFCQALGAQLASFRQYEEQRLLKQLLGTMFQGTEARWLWVGFNKRDPERPGSWEWSDGSPVTTSFIQDKNDEDDRRDCAVYSDLSDSLLPQPCESKHEWICKISRGDKLKRPYWYSEQSEPWVFYRGAEYLVAKQPFNWDAVSLACQMMGAYLLSVHSREELNFVKERLRRLSLGPSDWWIGISVGRRQEDISWSDKTEMDFHNWADDSQRSDKTGSCVTMNSSTGKWSPSPCTHLHGYVCKRKTVSVVETPREPHYIGACPDKWLYFGHKCLLLHLPDNPKEGKSWNDARSICSSFQGSLVAIEDEIEQAYITMLLQGISVGVWIGLWNQDTMKWTNGRPVSYTNWSPVEPKSSLNEDDLLSGFPDEPQCIVLSNNHNVHLTGKWYDEKCSEEGYGFVCQKAQDTSKAPTHSSRHPLPDSIEYKSRRYKVVSGNLSWYNALQTCLNNNYELVSITDAYHQAFLTVLVNRLGVPHWIGLYSQDSGINYRWSDGSDTVYTHWDSAQDDLETGECVYMDVNGGWRRADCESTLPGAHCHIPPPKNKPFVSYEAVCPSTWVKFRRGCYDFEPVGLRLAFEDAREHCRSKVNTSDILSIENDVENRFVLEELWSSGLLHQNVWLGLYFNIDTDSMAWVDGSPLDYANWPGRAPDLKRLSVDSCVSTRAADGVWRLSGCAERLGFICKTDSDAATEVEVEPINGVHHGVILAAVLAAALIFALLAGALCFAYRRNAARFRGFPTLAGAYYRQTGSQAAESDSSVLITELEEHSS; via the exons ATGTTCCCACGGTTCTCCCGTCGCGTGGACGCGGACGTGGTGACGGCTATTTGGGTCactttgttgttgctgctgctgaaAACGTGTCCGTGTTCCGCCCAggacgacgacgaagacgacgacgCCGGCGAAGACGACGCCGAAGGCGGCTTTCTGGAGCGTGAAGAACTCGCCGAGTTTTACA GAAAGGGTGTTTTTATCCTTGAAAGCAGCCGTCTTCAGCGCTGCATCACAGTGGAAAAATCCCTGCTGGTCCTGCGGGACTGCCGCCGTCCCACCCGCCGCATGCTGTGGAAGTGGGTCTCCCACCATCGCCTCTTCAACTCGGGCACCGCCACGTGCCTGGGCCTCAACATGTCTGACCCCTCGCAGCCCCTGGGAACTTTCCAGTGCGACATGGACCTGCCCGTAATGTGGTGGCGCTGCAGGGGTAACATGTTGTACGGGGCGTCCCGCTGGAAGGTGGCCGTCGCCGGGAACTTGGTGGTGGTCAAGCGAGCCTCTTACCATGAGTGGAAAAGGTACGACACGCCCAGAGAGGGGCCCTGCTCCAATCCCTATGAAG ATATCCACACTTTGTTGGGAAACGCACGCGGCATGCCCTGCGAGTTCCCCTTCAAGTACAACAACAAATGGTACTCAGAGTGCACCACGGAGGGCCGCGAAGACCATCTACCATGGTGCTCCACCACCAGCAGATACGACGAGGCGGAAAAATGGGGGTTCTGCCCAGTGCATG ATTTCAGTTGCGACCATTTCTGGGAGTTCCACTACGAGCTTCGCGCCTGTTACCAGTTTAACCTTTACACGCTCCTCACCTGGAGTCAAGCCATGCTGACGTGTCAGGCTCAGGGTGGAAATCTGCTCAGCATAACCAACGCGGCGGAGGAATTTTACATCAATG AACGGATGACGATGGCTGGAGCGATGGTGTGGTTTGGGCTAAACCACTTGAAGGACGGGCGGGGCTGGCAATGGTCGGATGGCACGCCGCTATCCTTGTTACGTTTCAATAAAG TGCTGCCGGTCAGCCCTCTCAAGGACGACAGACAGTGTGGAACGTACACCCCAGGTTCTAGCGGAGTTTGGCAGAGTCTTTCCTGCGAATCTGCTCTGCCTTACATCTGTAAAAAGACGCCCAATGACACGCAGAGAGCCGAGCCGCTCG AAAACTGGCAGTACTTCCACACCGAGTGCGACGAAGGCTGGCTGCCTCACAACGGTTTCTGCTACCACGTCACATCCGAAGCGAGAAACTGGGAGGAGTCTTCTCGGGCGTGCGTCAATCACCACGCTAACCTCACCAGTCTTCACACGCTTTCCCAAGTGGAGATGCTGCAAAGCCTCCTGGCCAACT ATTCCGGCGAGACTTCGGGAATGTGGATCGGTCTCTGGAAACCGGCTTCATCTCCGCGCGTGGAGTGGTCCGACGGAACGCCGGTGACGCTCACCGTGTGGCACTCGTATCACCCGCCGGATAATTTGACGAATGCAAACTACTGTGTCAAAGCAGACAGGAAG GGAGGCGCCTGGCTTTTGGTGTCGTGTGATGAGGAACTTCAAGCTGCGTGCAGAAAAGCGAGCCGTCGCACATCGGCTCCGGACGTCCAAATTTGGGACGAAGGCTGCCTtcag GGCTGGAAGCGTTACGGTCACTCGTGTTACAGCGTCACCGGCCACGAGCAGACGTTTGAGGAAGCGCAGAACGGATATTATTGCAACGCGCCTCTACTCACTGTGGACAACAG GTTCGAGCAAGCGTTTGTCAACAGTTTGCTGAGTGCCAACGGAGCCAATGACAGCACCTTTTACTGGATTGGCCTCCGTGATTCAGGGGAAAGGGGGGAATACAGATGGCTTCATCGCAATGGCTCCACTCTTCCGCTCACTTTTAGCAACTGGAACAAACACCAGCCAG TCAGTGCCAACGGATGTGTTGCCATGTCAGGTGGTTTGGCTTTGGGCCGCTGGAACGCCAAAGACTGCAATTCCCAGAAGGCCTTGTCCGTGTGTAAGCAGAGCATCAGTAGCTACCAGGAAGTGCCGCTGCTACCAGAAGCCCATGTGGATGCCTTCACCGCCTGCCCCCCTGGATGGGAGTCTCAAGATGGTCTCCTCTACTGTTTTAAA GTGTTCCATGATGAAAAAGTGCTGATGAAACGCTCGTGGGTGGAAGCCGATTTCTTCTGCCAGGCTCTCGGCGCTCAATTGGCCAGTTTCCGCCAGTACGAGGAGCAGCGGCTTCTCAAACAACTCCTCGGCACCATGTTCCAAGG AACAGAGGCTCGCTGGTTGTGGGTCGGCTTCAATAAACGAGATCCCGAACGCCCGGGTTCTTGGGAATGGTCCGACGGTTCTCCT GTGACGACCTCCTTCATCCAGGACAAAAACGACGAGGACGACCGAAGGGACTGCGCGGTGTACAGCGACCTATCCGACAGCCTGTTGCCGCAACCGTGCGAAAGCAAACACGAGTGGATCTGTAAGATCTCCAGAG GAGACAAACTGAAAAGGCCCTACTGGTACTCTGAGC AGAGCGAGCCGTGGGTTTTCTATCGCGGAGCCGAGTACCTGGTGGCCAAGCAGCCCTTCAACTGGGACGCCGTCTCTCTGGCCTGCCAGATGATGGGAGCTTACTTGCTGTCCGTTCACTCCAGGGAGGAGCTGAACTTTGTCAAGGAGCGCCTGCGACGG CTTTCCCTCGGCCCCAGCGATTGGTGGATTGGGATTTCCGTCGGCCGGCGCCAAGAGGAcataag TTGGAGCGACAAGACGGAGATGGACTTTCACAACTGGGCGGACGACAGCCAAAGGAGCGACAAAACGGGATCGTGCGTCACCATGAACTCGTCAACGG GAAAGTGGTCGCCCAGTCCTTGCACCCATCTTCACGGATACGTTTGTAAGAGAAAGACCGTCTCTGTGGTGGAAACGCCGAGAGAGCCGCACTATATCGGAGCCTGTCCGGATAAATGGCTCTACTTTGGACACAAG TGTCTCCTGCTTCACCTTCCCGACAATCCCAAGGAGGGGAAAAGCTGGAACGACGCCCGTTCCATCTGCTCTTCCTTCCAAGGTTCACTCGTGGCCATAGAAGATGAGATTGAACAAG CGTACATCACCATGCTGCTTCAGGGAATCTCTGTCGGCGTGTGGATTGGTCTTTGGAATCAAGACACCATGAAATGGACAAACGGCCGACCTGTCAGCTACACCAACTGGTCTCCCGTTGAACCAAAGAGCTCCCTCAAC GAGGACGATTTGCTGAGCGGATTTCCCGACGAACCGCAGTGCATCGTCCTGTCCAACAACCACAACGTGCACCTGACCGGGAAGTGGTACGACGAAAAGTGCAGCGAGGAAGGCTACGGTTTTGTTTGCCAGAAAGCCCAAG ACACGTCCAAAGCGCCCACCCACTCGTCCCGCCACCCTCTGCCGGACAGCATCGAGTACAAAAGTCGGCGTTACAAGGTGGTTTCGGGCAACCTGAGCTGGTACAACGCCCTGCAGACGTGCTTGAACAATAATTATGAGCTGGTGAGCATCACGGACGCCTACCACCAGGCTTTCCTGACCGTCCTGGTCAACAGACTGGGAGTCCCGCACTGGATTGGCTTGTACAGTCAAGAT AGCGGTATCAACTACCGGTGGTCAGATGGCAGCGACACGGTGTACACACACTGGGACTCGGCCCAAGACGACTTGGAGACGGGAGAGTGCGTCTACATGGACGTGAACGGCGGGTGGCGGCGAGCTGACTGCGAAAGTACTCTACCGGGAGCCCACTGCCACATTCCTCCACCAA AAAATAAGCCATTCGTCTCATATGAGGCGGTGTGCCCCTCGACGTGGGTCAAATTCAGACGGGGATGTTACGATTTTGAACCGGTGGGGCTGAGGCTGGCTTTTGAAGATGCTCGGGAGCATTGTAGaagcaaag TCAACACTTCGGATATCCTGTCCATCGAGAACGACGTGGAAAACCGCTTTGTCCTGGAGGAGCTGTGGTCATCGGGGCTTCTGCACCAGAACGTGTGGCTGGGGCTTTACTTCAACATCGACA CGGATTCCATGGCTTGGGTGGACGGTTCCCCTCTGGACTACGCCAACTGGCCCGGCAGAGCTCCGGACTTGAAACGACTGAGCGTAGACTCCTGCGTCAGCACCCGAGCGGCCGACGGAGTGTGGCGGTTGTCCGGGTGCGCCGAGCGGTTGGGCTTTATCTGCAAAACGGATTCGG ATGCGGCTACTGAAGTGGAAGTGGAACCCATTAACG GAGTCCACCACGGCGTGATTCTGGCCGCCGTGCTGGCGGCCGCGTTGATCTTCGCTCTGCTGGCAGGAGCGCTGTGCTTCGCTTACAGGAGGAACGCCGCACGTTTTCGCGGCTTCCCAACGCTCGCCGGCGCCTACTACCGACAGACGGGTTCTCAGGCCGCGGAGTCCGACAGCAGCGTGCTGATCACGGAGTTGGAAGAGCACTCCAGCTAA
- the pla2r1 gene encoding secretory phospholipase A2 receptor isoform X1, protein MFPRFSRRVDADVVTAIWVTLLLLLLKTCPCSAQDDDEDDDAGEDDAEGGFLEREELAEFYRKGVFILESSRLQRCITVEKSLLVLRDCRRPTRRMLWKWVSHHRLFNSGTATCLGLNMSDPSQPLGTFQCDMDLPVMWWRCRGNMLYGASRWKVAVAGNLVVVKRASYHEWKRYDTPREGPCSNPYEDIHTLLGNARGMPCEFPFKYNNKWYSECTTEGREDHLPWCSTTSRYDEAEKWGFCPVHDFSCDHFWEFHYELRACYQFNLYTLLTWSQAMLTCQAQGGNLLSITNAAEEFYINERMTMAGAMVWFGLNHLKDGRGWQWSDGTPLSLLRFNKAVLPVSPLKDDRQCGTYTPGSSGVWQSLSCESALPYICKKTPNDTQRAEPLENWQYFHTECDEGWLPHNGFCYHVTSEARNWEESSRACVNHHANLTSLHTLSQVEMLQSLLANYSGETSGMWIGLWKPASSPRVEWSDGTPVTLTVWHSYHPPDNLTNANYCVKADRKGGAWLLVSCDEELQAACRKASRRTSAPDVQIWDEGCLQGWKRYGHSCYSVTGHEQTFEEAQNGYYCNAPLLTVDNRFEQAFVNSLLSANGANDSTFYWIGLRDSGERGEYRWLHRNGSTLPLTFSNWNKHQPVSANGCVAMSGGLALGRWNAKDCNSQKALSVCKQSISSYQEVPLLPEAHVDAFTACPPGWESQDGLLYCFKVFHDEKVLMKRSWVEADFFCQALGAQLASFRQYEEQRLLKQLLGTMFQGTEARWLWVGFNKRDPERPGSWEWSDGSPVTTSFIQDKNDEDDRRDCAVYSDLSDSLLPQPCESKHEWICKISRGDKLKRPYWYSEQSEPWVFYRGAEYLVAKQPFNWDAVSLACQMMGAYLLSVHSREELNFVKERLRRLSLGPSDWWIGISVGRRQEDISWSDKTEMDFHNWADDSQRSDKTGSCVTMNSSTGKWSPSPCTHLHGYVCKRKTVSVVETPREPHYIGACPDKWLYFGHKCLLLHLPDNPKEGKSWNDARSICSSFQGSLVAIEDEIEQAYITMLLQGISVGVWIGLWNQDTMKWTNGRPVSYTNWSPVEPKSSLNEDDLLSGFPDEPQCIVLSNNHNVHLTGKWYDEKCSEEGYGFVCQKAQDTSKAPTHSSRHPLPDSIEYKSRRYKVVSGNLSWYNALQTCLNNNYELVSITDAYHQAFLTVLVNRLGVPHWIGLYSQDSGINYRWSDGSDTVYTHWDSAQDDLETGECVYMDVNGGWRRADCESTLPGAHCHIPPPKNKPFVSYEAVCPSTWVKFRRGCYDFEPVGLRLAFEDAREHCRSKVNTSDILSIENDVENRFVLEELWSSGLLHQNVWLGLYFNIDTDSMAWVDGSPLDYANWPGRAPDLKRLSVDSCVSTRAADGVWRLSGCAERLGFICKTDSDAATEVEVEPINGVHHGVILAAVLAAALIFALLAGALCFAYRRNAARFRGFPTLAGAYYRQTGSQAAESDSSVLITELEEHSS, encoded by the exons ATGTTCCCACGGTTCTCCCGTCGCGTGGACGCGGACGTGGTGACGGCTATTTGGGTCactttgttgttgctgctgctgaaAACGTGTCCGTGTTCCGCCCAggacgacgacgaagacgacgacgCCGGCGAAGACGACGCCGAAGGCGGCTTTCTGGAGCGTGAAGAACTCGCCGAGTTTTACA GAAAGGGTGTTTTTATCCTTGAAAGCAGCCGTCTTCAGCGCTGCATCACAGTGGAAAAATCCCTGCTGGTCCTGCGGGACTGCCGCCGTCCCACCCGCCGCATGCTGTGGAAGTGGGTCTCCCACCATCGCCTCTTCAACTCGGGCACCGCCACGTGCCTGGGCCTCAACATGTCTGACCCCTCGCAGCCCCTGGGAACTTTCCAGTGCGACATGGACCTGCCCGTAATGTGGTGGCGCTGCAGGGGTAACATGTTGTACGGGGCGTCCCGCTGGAAGGTGGCCGTCGCCGGGAACTTGGTGGTGGTCAAGCGAGCCTCTTACCATGAGTGGAAAAGGTACGACACGCCCAGAGAGGGGCCCTGCTCCAATCCCTATGAAG ATATCCACACTTTGTTGGGAAACGCACGCGGCATGCCCTGCGAGTTCCCCTTCAAGTACAACAACAAATGGTACTCAGAGTGCACCACGGAGGGCCGCGAAGACCATCTACCATGGTGCTCCACCACCAGCAGATACGACGAGGCGGAAAAATGGGGGTTCTGCCCAGTGCATG ATTTCAGTTGCGACCATTTCTGGGAGTTCCACTACGAGCTTCGCGCCTGTTACCAGTTTAACCTTTACACGCTCCTCACCTGGAGTCAAGCCATGCTGACGTGTCAGGCTCAGGGTGGAAATCTGCTCAGCATAACCAACGCGGCGGAGGAATTTTACATCAATG AACGGATGACGATGGCTGGAGCGATGGTGTGGTTTGGGCTAAACCACTTGAAGGACGGGCGGGGCTGGCAATGGTCGGATGGCACGCCGCTATCCTTGTTACGTTTCAATAAAG CAGTGCTGCCGGTCAGCCCTCTCAAGGACGACAGACAGTGTGGAACGTACACCCCAGGTTCTAGCGGAGTTTGGCAGAGTCTTTCCTGCGAATCTGCTCTGCCTTACATCTGTAAAAAGACGCCCAATGACACGCAGAGAGCCGAGCCGCTCG AAAACTGGCAGTACTTCCACACCGAGTGCGACGAAGGCTGGCTGCCTCACAACGGTTTCTGCTACCACGTCACATCCGAAGCGAGAAACTGGGAGGAGTCTTCTCGGGCGTGCGTCAATCACCACGCTAACCTCACCAGTCTTCACACGCTTTCCCAAGTGGAGATGCTGCAAAGCCTCCTGGCCAACT ATTCCGGCGAGACTTCGGGAATGTGGATCGGTCTCTGGAAACCGGCTTCATCTCCGCGCGTGGAGTGGTCCGACGGAACGCCGGTGACGCTCACCGTGTGGCACTCGTATCACCCGCCGGATAATTTGACGAATGCAAACTACTGTGTCAAAGCAGACAGGAAG GGAGGCGCCTGGCTTTTGGTGTCGTGTGATGAGGAACTTCAAGCTGCGTGCAGAAAAGCGAGCCGTCGCACATCGGCTCCGGACGTCCAAATTTGGGACGAAGGCTGCCTtcag GGCTGGAAGCGTTACGGTCACTCGTGTTACAGCGTCACCGGCCACGAGCAGACGTTTGAGGAAGCGCAGAACGGATATTATTGCAACGCGCCTCTACTCACTGTGGACAACAG GTTCGAGCAAGCGTTTGTCAACAGTTTGCTGAGTGCCAACGGAGCCAATGACAGCACCTTTTACTGGATTGGCCTCCGTGATTCAGGGGAAAGGGGGGAATACAGATGGCTTCATCGCAATGGCTCCACTCTTCCGCTCACTTTTAGCAACTGGAACAAACACCAGCCAG TCAGTGCCAACGGATGTGTTGCCATGTCAGGTGGTTTGGCTTTGGGCCGCTGGAACGCCAAAGACTGCAATTCCCAGAAGGCCTTGTCCGTGTGTAAGCAGAGCATCAGTAGCTACCAGGAAGTGCCGCTGCTACCAGAAGCCCATGTGGATGCCTTCACCGCCTGCCCCCCTGGATGGGAGTCTCAAGATGGTCTCCTCTACTGTTTTAAA GTGTTCCATGATGAAAAAGTGCTGATGAAACGCTCGTGGGTGGAAGCCGATTTCTTCTGCCAGGCTCTCGGCGCTCAATTGGCCAGTTTCCGCCAGTACGAGGAGCAGCGGCTTCTCAAACAACTCCTCGGCACCATGTTCCAAGG AACAGAGGCTCGCTGGTTGTGGGTCGGCTTCAATAAACGAGATCCCGAACGCCCGGGTTCTTGGGAATGGTCCGACGGTTCTCCT GTGACGACCTCCTTCATCCAGGACAAAAACGACGAGGACGACCGAAGGGACTGCGCGGTGTACAGCGACCTATCCGACAGCCTGTTGCCGCAACCGTGCGAAAGCAAACACGAGTGGATCTGTAAGATCTCCAGAG GAGACAAACTGAAAAGGCCCTACTGGTACTCTGAGC AGAGCGAGCCGTGGGTTTTCTATCGCGGAGCCGAGTACCTGGTGGCCAAGCAGCCCTTCAACTGGGACGCCGTCTCTCTGGCCTGCCAGATGATGGGAGCTTACTTGCTGTCCGTTCACTCCAGGGAGGAGCTGAACTTTGTCAAGGAGCGCCTGCGACGG CTTTCCCTCGGCCCCAGCGATTGGTGGATTGGGATTTCCGTCGGCCGGCGCCAAGAGGAcataag TTGGAGCGACAAGACGGAGATGGACTTTCACAACTGGGCGGACGACAGCCAAAGGAGCGACAAAACGGGATCGTGCGTCACCATGAACTCGTCAACGG GAAAGTGGTCGCCCAGTCCTTGCACCCATCTTCACGGATACGTTTGTAAGAGAAAGACCGTCTCTGTGGTGGAAACGCCGAGAGAGCCGCACTATATCGGAGCCTGTCCGGATAAATGGCTCTACTTTGGACACAAG TGTCTCCTGCTTCACCTTCCCGACAATCCCAAGGAGGGGAAAAGCTGGAACGACGCCCGTTCCATCTGCTCTTCCTTCCAAGGTTCACTCGTGGCCATAGAAGATGAGATTGAACAAG CGTACATCACCATGCTGCTTCAGGGAATCTCTGTCGGCGTGTGGATTGGTCTTTGGAATCAAGACACCATGAAATGGACAAACGGCCGACCTGTCAGCTACACCAACTGGTCTCCCGTTGAACCAAAGAGCTCCCTCAAC GAGGACGATTTGCTGAGCGGATTTCCCGACGAACCGCAGTGCATCGTCCTGTCCAACAACCACAACGTGCACCTGACCGGGAAGTGGTACGACGAAAAGTGCAGCGAGGAAGGCTACGGTTTTGTTTGCCAGAAAGCCCAAG ACACGTCCAAAGCGCCCACCCACTCGTCCCGCCACCCTCTGCCGGACAGCATCGAGTACAAAAGTCGGCGTTACAAGGTGGTTTCGGGCAACCTGAGCTGGTACAACGCCCTGCAGACGTGCTTGAACAATAATTATGAGCTGGTGAGCATCACGGACGCCTACCACCAGGCTTTCCTGACCGTCCTGGTCAACAGACTGGGAGTCCCGCACTGGATTGGCTTGTACAGTCAAGAT AGCGGTATCAACTACCGGTGGTCAGATGGCAGCGACACGGTGTACACACACTGGGACTCGGCCCAAGACGACTTGGAGACGGGAGAGTGCGTCTACATGGACGTGAACGGCGGGTGGCGGCGAGCTGACTGCGAAAGTACTCTACCGGGAGCCCACTGCCACATTCCTCCACCAA AAAATAAGCCATTCGTCTCATATGAGGCGGTGTGCCCCTCGACGTGGGTCAAATTCAGACGGGGATGTTACGATTTTGAACCGGTGGGGCTGAGGCTGGCTTTTGAAGATGCTCGGGAGCATTGTAGaagcaaag TCAACACTTCGGATATCCTGTCCATCGAGAACGACGTGGAAAACCGCTTTGTCCTGGAGGAGCTGTGGTCATCGGGGCTTCTGCACCAGAACGTGTGGCTGGGGCTTTACTTCAACATCGACA CGGATTCCATGGCTTGGGTGGACGGTTCCCCTCTGGACTACGCCAACTGGCCCGGCAGAGCTCCGGACTTGAAACGACTGAGCGTAGACTCCTGCGTCAGCACCCGAGCGGCCGACGGAGTGTGGCGGTTGTCCGGGTGCGCCGAGCGGTTGGGCTTTATCTGCAAAACGGATTCGG ATGCGGCTACTGAAGTGGAAGTGGAACCCATTAACG GAGTCCACCACGGCGTGATTCTGGCCGCCGTGCTGGCGGCCGCGTTGATCTTCGCTCTGCTGGCAGGAGCGCTGTGCTTCGCTTACAGGAGGAACGCCGCACGTTTTCGCGGCTTCCCAACGCTCGCCGGCGCCTACTACCGACAGACGGGTTCTCAGGCCGCGGAGTCCGACAGCAGCGTGCTGATCACGGAGTTGGAAGAGCACTCCAGCTAA